The genomic stretch GAAGTACTCCACCGCGGCGGAACGGCTGGTGAATGACGCCTGGACGCGCGGCGCCTTCAACTCCTGCGCGCTGGACCCGCTCAACCCTGCGCCGTGCGCGCACGAAATCCTCTCCAACTTCGCCCGCCGCGCCTGGCGCCGGCCGGTGCAGCAGGAAGAGGTCGACAAGCTGATGACCTTCGTCAACCTGGCGAGCCAGCACGCGGACCCGCCCGAGGTGGGCGTGAGGCTGGCCCTGCGCTCGGTGCTCGTCTCACCGCACTTCCTCTTCCGGGTGGAGAAGAACGCGCCGCCAGGAAGCACCGAACCGTACACGCTCGACAACTTCGAGCTGGCCAGCAGGCTCTCCTACTTCCTGTGGAGCAGCATGCCGGACGACGCGCTGTTCGCCGCCGCCGAAGCGGGGAAGCTGAGCGACCCCGCGGAGGTGGAGGCCCAGGTGCGGCGCATGCTCGCGGACCCGAAGGCACGCGCGCTGGTGGAGAACTTCGCCGGCCAGTGGCTCTTCACCCGCGCGCTGGGTACCGCCGTGCCGGACGGCACGCTCTATGGCGCGTTCAACGAGGAGCTGCGCGCCGCCATGCGCACGGAGACGGAGCTCTTCTTCGCGGAGTTCATCTCCGGCGACCACAAGCTGAAGGACCTCATCGACGCGCCGTTCACCTACGTGAACGACCAACTGGCCGCCTACTACGGCCTGCCATTGCCCGGCAGCCCCACGCACAAACGCGTGGAGCTCACGGGCCACCCGGAGCGCAGCGGCATCTTCGGCAAGGGCTCGCTGCTCATCGTCACGTCCAACCCGGACCGCACCTCACCGGTGCAGCGCGGCGTCTGGGTGTTGGAGCAGCTGCTGTGCTCCGCGCCGCCGCCACCGCCGCCGGACGTGGAGAACCTGCCGCCGCCCATCACGCCGGACATGACGATGAAGGAGCGCATGGCGCTCCACCGCAGCGCGCCGGCGTGCCAGGGCTGCCACCGGCTGATGGACCCGCTGGGGCTGGCGATGGAGAACTTCGACCCCATTGGCCGCTGGCGCCTCCAGGAGGTGAGCGGCGCGCCCGTGGACGCCACGGGGGACCTGCCCGACGGCGCCATCCTCGCCGGTGTGCGCGACATGCAGAGCTACCTGAAGAAGGACCCGAAGCTGACCAACTGCATCACCGAGCACATGCTCACCTATGCCACGGGCCGTGGCCTGAGTGAGGCCGACCACTGCGCGGTGAAGGATGTCGCCGACAAGGCCGAGGCCCGCGGTGGGCGACTCGTCGACTACATCCTCAGCATCGTCTCGAGCAGCCACTTCACACAGCGTGGCGCCGAGGAGGAGCAGACGCCATGAGCAAGAAATTCAGACTCTCGCGACGGACCGTCTTGCGGGGGACGGGAGCGCTGATGGCGCTGCCCCTGTTGGAGCAGATGCTTCCCCGCAACGCGCATGGCGCGCCGGGCACCGTGCCCCGCAGACTGGCCGTCTTCTACACGCCCAACGGCATCCACATGCAGAAGTGGACGCCCACGATAGAGGGCCCCGCGTGGGAGCTGACGCCCACGCTGGAACCCCTGGCGGCGGTGAAGAACGACCTGCTGGTCGTCACCGGCCTGGCGAACCAGCCCGCCTTCCCGGATGGTGACGGACACCATGCCGCCGCCACCGGCGCGTTCCTGTCCTGCGCCAAGGTGTACAAGACGGAGGGCAACAACCTCCGCGTGGGCATCTCCATGGACCAGGTCATCGCCAACCACATGACGGCGACGCGAGCCACCCGCTATGGGTCCATGGAGCTGGGCATCGACGCGGGCCGCGGCATCGGCAACTGCGACTCCGGCTACGCGTGCCCGTATGCCAACAATATCGCGTGGTCGGGGCCTCGAACACCGGTGGCCAAGGAGACCAACGCGCAGGCCGCGTTCAACCGGCTCTTCGCGGGCGGCATCCCCGGAGAGACGCAGGCACAAATCGAGAAGCGGCGCGCGTACGGCAAGAGCATCATCGACGTCGTGCGCGATGACGCCACCGCGCTGAAGGGCCAGCTGGGCACCTCGGACCTGCAGAAGCTGGATGAGTACTTCACCAGCGTGCGGGAGTTGGAGAAGCAGGTGGAGGACGTGTCCGTCCCATCCATGACCTGCGCTTCGGGAGCCGCGCCCATCGTGTCCGAGGACCCGACGGCGAAGACCAAGGCGATGATGGACCTCATCATCCTCGCCTTCCAGTGTGACCTCACCCGGGTGGCCACCTTCATGCTGGCCAATGCGCGTGCCAACAAGGTCTACCCCTTCCTGGGGCTCAGCGGCGCACACCACACGTACTCACACCACCAGAAGTCGCAGTCCAACTACAAGGCGCTCGCCACCATCGACAAGTGGGAGGTGACGCTCCTCCAGTACCTGCTGGAGCGCATGAAGTCGGTCATCGAGGTCAACGGCCTGTCGCTGCTCGACAACTCGATGGTCTACTTCTCCAGCGAAATCGGCGACGGGGACTCTCACAACCACGTCAACCTGCCCATCATCCTGGCGGGCAGGGGCGGCGGCGCGCTCACGCCGGGCCGGCACATCGTCTACCAGCAGGACCCGCTGGCCAACCTGTACATCTACCTGATGCAGGCCATGGGCGTGCCCAACGTCACCACCTTCGGTGACGACGGGACGGGCCCGCTGCCGGGCCTTGTGTAGCCCCGGCAGTCCCGTGCGCGGCGGAGCATGCGAGGCGGGCGGCCCACCGCACGCAATGCCCCGCCGCGCACGCTTCACATGCATGAGCGGGCGTCCTGGCGCATCATCCCCCTCATGCCTTCCTTCTCCCGCGCCTCCCGCTGGTCCGCCTTGCTCCTGCTGCCGCCGCTGCTCGGCTGCGGGAGCGGTGGCACCCAACAGGGGCGGCGACAGAACGCCACCTCCCAGCAGGCCGTGGCCTCCAGGCAGCCCGCCGCGTCCGCGAAGCCGAAGGAGCCACGCGCGGCCCCTCCTGATGCGCAGGACTTCTCCCGGGACATGGTGACCGCGCACAACCTGGCGCGCTCCCGGGCCCAGCCCGCACCCAAGCCCGCGCTGCCGCCGCTGGCCTGGTCCACCCAGGCCGAGCGCAAGGCCGCGTCCTGGGCGAAGGCCTGCAAGTTCGAGCACAACCCGAACCGGGGCGACTTCGGAGAGAACCTCGCCGCCGCCACGCCCGGCGCGTGGACCACGTCCCAGGTAGTGAAGAGCTGGGCGGACGAATCCGCGGACTACGACTACCGGCGCAACACCTGCCAGAAGGGCAAGGTGTGCGGGCACTACACGCAGGTGGTGTGGCGCAAGACGGCGGCCGTGGGGTGCGCCACGGTGATGTGCAACAAGAACTCACCGTTCGGCGCGAAGTTCCCTACCTGGCAGCTCTGGGTGTGCAACTACGCGCCGCCGGGCAACTGGGTGGGTCAGCGGCCCTACTGACCGTGCCGCGCCCCGCGGGGCCGGTGCGTCCCGGGTGCCGGACACTCACGCGGCGGGGGGTGACGGCCCTCCGCCTGGCGGCGGATAATCCACCCCATGCCCCGCCCCACGCCCCGCCACCTTCGACCGCTTGGCCTGCTCATCCCCCTGCTCCTCACCGGCTGTGGCTCCGACACACCCGGAGAGGAAGACGGCGACACCGAGCCGCTGGTCATGACGCAGTTCGACCGCGACATGCTGGCCGCGCACAACGCCGCTCGGAGGAGCGTGTCGCCCGCGGCCTCCCCCGCGCTGGAGGACCTGACGTGGGACGAGCAGGCGACGCGCACGGCGAAGGCCTACGCCGCGCGGTGCCAGTTCTCGCACAACCCGAATCGCGGCAACCTGGGGGAGAACCTCACCGCGGCATCGTCCAGCGCCATGGGCGCCCAGGGCGTGGTGCAGGGCTGGGTGGACGAGGCCGCCCACTACGACCACACCGCCAACACCTGCGCGAGCGGCAAGGTCTGCGGCCACTACACCCAGGTGGTGTGGCGCAACACGCGGGCCCTGGGCTGCGCCGTCCAGGAGTGCACGACGAACTCGCCCTTCGGTTCCCAGTTCCCCAAGTGGTCGCTCTGGGTGTGCAACTACGCACCGCCGGGCAACTACGTGGGCCAGCGCCCCTACTGACGCAGGTGCTGGTCCAGGAAGGCCGCCACCTGCTGCCAGGCCCCCGCGGCGGCCTGCGCGTCGTAGCGCTCACTCGACGGGTTGGCGAAGGCGTGCTCCGCTTCGAACTCCAGGATGTAGTGCCGCACGCCCGCCTCATCCAAGGCCTGCCGGAAGGCCTGCACCGTCTCCAGGGGGATGGACGGGTCCTTCGTACCGAAGATGCCCAGCACCGGCGCGCGGATGGCGGCGAGCTCCCGCGCCTCCGTCACCGGGTTGCCGTAGTAGAGGACCGCCGCGTCCAGTTCCGGCATGGCCATGGCCGCGTGCAGTGACCAGCTCCCCCCGAAGCACCAGCCGATGGTGCCCGTGCGCGGCGCCTGCACCCGCGCGTCCTGCCGCAGGAAGGTGTGCGCGGCCGTCAGCGTCTCCTGTGCGCGCGCCGGATCCACGGCCTTCAGCAGCGCCAGCGCCTCATCCCGCGTGGTGGCCACCTTGCCACCATACAGGTCCACCGCCAGCGCGGCGTAGCCCTCCGCGGCCAGCCGGTCCGTCCAGTGGCGGATGTGGTCATTGAGCCCCCACCACTCATGGATGACGATGACGGCGGGCAGCGGCCCCTGGGCCCCCTGGGGCAGGCTCAGGTAGGCCTTCGTGCCGGCCACCTCCACCTCCTGGCCCTTGAGCGCTGGCGGCGCGTCCTCGCGCAGCGTGTGCAGCGCCTTGAACTCCGACTCGGAGACAGCGCCCGTGGCGGACGGCTCGCGGAGCACTTCCCGGGCACGGCCCTGGACGCAGGCGCTCAGCAGCAGCGCTCCCATCATCAACAGCAGGCCCTGGCGCATGATGTGTCGACCTCCGTGGTTGGCCCGTCCCCGAGGCGGAGACGCTGGCGACGGGTGGACTACCCCGAGGCAGCGCCCTCCGCCACCCCGGTGCCCGCGAACGCGAAGAGGGCTGGGAGGGAAGAATCCCCCGCCAGCCCCCTGGGCGTCCTGCGTGAAGATGGTGACTACTTCTTCTCGACCGCGGAGGGCTTGCCCGCCGGCGGCGTGCCGCCCATGGCCGGCATCTCCGGCGGCTTGACGATCTCCAGCAGCTCCACCTCGAACACCAGGGCGGCGCCACCCGGGATGTTCGGCGGCGCGCCGCGGTCACCGTAGGCGATGTCAGACGGGCACACGAGCTTGGCCTTGCCGCCCACTTTCATCTTCTGCACGCCCTCGGTCCAGCACTTGATGACGCCCTGGAGCGGGAACTGCGTGGGCTCGCCACGCTTGTGCGAGCTGTCGAACTCGGTGCCGTCCGGCAGCGTGCCGCGGTAGTGCACCTTCACGATGTCCGACGCCTGGGGCGACGCGCCCGTACCGGCGGTCAGCTCCTTGTAGATGAGGCCGGACTCCGTCTTCTGGGCGCCCTCTTCCTTCGAGGCCGTCTCCAGGAACGCCTTCGCTTTCTCCTTCTCAGCCTCCGCCTTGCGGGTGCTGCGAGCGCGCGCCAGCTCCTGAAGCTTCGGGCCGTACGTCTCCAGCTCCACCGCGGGCTTCTCGCCCTTCACCTGCGCGGTGATGCCCGACTTGACGTACTCCAGCTCCTCGGGAGTCATGTCGAACACGCTCACGCTGCGGCCAATGGACAGGCCGAGCGCGTACAGCGTCTTCTGGTCTTCCGTCTGCGGATTCGCGCTCGCGCCAGGCGCCGTCGCCGTCGCCGCCGTCGTCGTCGAATCCGTCTTGCCCTGCTGCTGGCAGCCCGCCAGCACCAGCATTCCCGCGACCAGCCACGTCTTCTGCATGTCGTTGCCCTTCCTTGCTTTTTGGAGCGGCAGTGAGACATCGCCGCAGTCAGTTCTGAGGGGCGACTTACTACAGAAATGGCCTGACTTCCGGTTCGACGGCACCCCGGAAGCATCCCTGTTCCTGAACGACACCCCGCCCGCCCCCAGGGCGACCTCGTGTCTCCCCCTGGAGGTGGGGCTTTTCATTACCCGCTTTACCCGGCGTCAGCCTCGCCCGCCTCCAGGTAGCCCAGCAGCGGCGCCAGCACGGGCGTGACGCGCTTGTAGGTCGCGGTGTCGGCGGGCACGGTGCGCAGCACGCGGGCCAGCCGCTGCCGCCGGCCGGGCGCTTCCACTTCCGAGGCCACCGGGGCCACGTAGGTGTGGATGGTGAAGAGGATGGCGCGCGTGCGGGGCAGCCGGGTGAGCGTCTGACGCTCCAGGCGGAGGAAGCAGCGCTCGCCCGCATTGTCCGGGGTGATGCCGTCGAACAAGTGCCGCCACTCCGGCAGCGTGCGCGGCTCCAGGTCCAGCCGCTCCGTGACGCTGATGGCCCAGTTGCAGCGCGTGACGGGACGCCCGGGCTTCAGGCCCTCCATCAACTTCAGCGTGGAGGGCCCCAGCTTCGCGTTGAACTGGGGTACCGGCTCGTGGACGGCCAACAGCGGCCGGCCCAGTTTGTCCCCCAGGCACCACCCGGAGGGGAAACACAACTGGCCCGCCACCAGCGGGAAACCCTCGCGCGTGCCGTCCAGCAGCAGCAGGTCCTCCTGAACCTGCCGGCCAAACCAGTCCAGCGGCGCCAGCGGCAGGCTCGCCGCGTCCCCCGGCGTGAAGTGCGTCCGAGTGCCCAGCAGGTGGTTGTGCCAGCACCAGCGCGTGCCCTCCACCTCCAGCGAGAAGTGCTCCGGCGATTGACGCGCCATGGCAGGCAGCAGCACCGTCAACGTCTCCCATTGGAGCTCCTCTGTTCCGGGCCCTCCTTGGAAGCGCTCGGCGTGCCCCGCCGCCAGCAGCGCCGCCTTCAACGCCACTTCGTCCGCATAGCGCGGCGCGTCTACCTCGATGAGTGTCTCTTCTGGCCTCAGCGCACGCACGCCCAGCGACATTGAAAAGACATCCTGCTCGAAGGGGAAGTAAGGCAGCACCGCGTCGACCTCTCATGAAGGATTGAAGTAATTTATCAACCGTGTCGCAGAACGCATCGCGTCACGAAAGCGTGGCTGTTTTTTGATGTCTCACCCTTGAGGTTGTCCATCTTCACGGGGAGGATTCGCACTCTGGGCCGCGCCCTGGAGCCTCGTGCTCAGAAGCCAGAAGGCGCAGCACTTCCACAGGAGATACCTGATGCATCCTCTGCCGCTGTCGCGCGCGCCCCGTGCCGTGCTTCTTGCCCTCGTGGGCCTGATTGTCCTTCCCGCCTGTTCGGATGACGGCGATGACCGTCCGGACGCGGGCCAGCCGGACTCTGGCATGCCCGCGGACGCAGGCAGTGACGCAGGCAGTGACGCCGGCAGTGACGCGGGCACCCCGGACGCCGGCGGCTCCATGGCCTGGCCGCAGGACTTCTCCTGCGAAGACACGGAGCGGACCGAGCTGACGTTCAACCCGGGCCAGGAGCAGGAGCTCCAGGACGCGGTGAACGCGCTGGGCGATTGCACCACCATCAAGCTGGGCGCGGGCACCTTCCAGTTCGACAACGCCATCACCATCCGCGCCAACGGCATCACCGTGAAGGGCGCGGGCAAGGGCACCCAGGGCGAGGGCACCGGCGGCGAATCCAGCACCGTGCTGGACTTCACCCACGCGGCGGCGAACACCAACGGCTTCGACGTGGTGGGCAAGCTCTTCACGGTGAGCGACCTGGCCGTCTGGAACGCGAAGAAGGATGGCCTGCGCATCGAGTCCTCCATCAACGTGAACATCCAGCGCATCCGCACCGAGTGGGCCCAGGAGAGCCAGGAGAGCAACGGCAAGTACGGCATCTACCCCGTGAAGTCGACGTACGTCCTCGTCGAGGACTGTGAGGCGTACAACGCCGCCGACGCGGGTATCTACGTCGGCCAGACGCTGCACACCATCGTCCGGCGGAACGTGGCGAAGAAGAACGTGGCGGGCATCGAAATCGAGAACACGAAGTACGCCCACGTCGCGAACAACATCGCCCAGGACAACACCACGGGCCTGGTCGTGTTCGACCTGCCGGGCAACCCCATCCGGGGCACGGACATCTACATCGCCCACAACACCATCACCGGGAACAACCGCCCCAACTTCGCCTCCGTGGAGAGCAGCAGCAGCACCGTGTCCCAGGTCCCGGCCGGCACCGGCACCTTCATCCTGGCCTCACGCCGGGTGGAGATGGAGCACAACACGTGGGGCAACAACAACACGGTGGACATCGCCATCCTCAGCGGTCTGGCCATCGAGTCCGACCCCATCCAGTGGGCGGCCGGCTTCTTCAACTACCCCAGCCAGGACATCTCCATCCACGACAACACCTTCACCGGTGGCAGCGGCCGAATGGTGGACAACGGCACGCCGGACCTGGAGTTCCGTCCGCTGGGCGCGCTGGTGGGCGCCGTCTACCAGTACGGCGCCGCGGCCCACGGCGTGACGGGCGTGGAGCACGTGCTGTGGGACGGCATCGACCCGGCGCCTCGCAATGAGAGCCTGGCCAACCCCATCAACATCTGCTTCACCCGCAACACGCTGCCGGAGGGCACGCAGGCCTCGGTGGTGGACTTCGACCTGCAGGCCGTCGGTGGCCACCTCGAGGCGGGCCCCTCCCCCGCAAACATGGCCGCCGCCTGGGGGGAGACGCGCCGCTATGTCCAGGACGCCGAGCCCTTCAACTGTTCGGGCTTCACCCCGGCCCTGACCATCCGCTGAGACATCGTGAAGAACGGACGCATGTACAGGCCGTTCATCCCAGGACTGGGCCTCGCCGCGGTGCTGATGACCGCGGCGTTGGCCTCGTGCTCGGGTGACGAGGACGGCGTGACGCCGACTCCGGACGGCGGAGGCGACCCCAGGGTCGACTCCGGGCTTCCGCCCGAGGACAGCGGCACCCCGGACGCGGGTTACGACGCGGGCACGGGTGACGCGGGCGCGGACGCCGGCACCTCAGAGGACGCGGGGACGAACGAGGACGCGGGGACGCCAGACGCGGGAGCTGCGTTTCCGCCCAATACCCTGTCGGGCTTCGGCCTCTTCACGGGGACGCCCGCGTCGGGCGGGCTGCGGCCGGTGGCGGGGAACATCCCCTACGAGCTGACCACGCCGCTCTTCTCCGACTACTCGGTGAAGTCGCGCACGCTGTACATCCCGCCGGACGCGCCGGCCGGGTACACGGCCAACGACGTGCTGAACCTGCCGGTGGGCACCATCATCACCAAGACGTTCGCCTTCCCCGCGGACCTCCGCGTCCCGGAAGAGAACGTGCGCGCCATCGAGACGCGCGTGCTGGTGCACAGGCCCGGGGGCTGGGAGGCCTTTCCCTACTTCTGGAACGAGGCCCAGACGGAGGCCACGCTGGCCAACGGCGGCCGCGTCGTCCGCGGCGTGAGCTTCATTGGCGAGGACGGCGTGGAGCGGACGCTGGACTACCTGGTGCCCAGCAAGAACCAGTGCCTGAAGTGCCACCATCTCCAGGACGCACAGGAGAACCAGGTGCTGCTGCCCATTGGCGTGAAGGCCCGCTACCTCAACCAGGACCATGACTATGGCGACGGGCCCATCAACCAGCTTCAGCACCTGGCCAACCTGGGCCGGCTGACGGGGCTG from Myxococcus xanthus encodes the following:
- a CDS encoding DUF1592 domain-containing protein; its protein translation is MAGECENAPQTPGRVTLHRLNRAEYNATVRDLLGDTTQPAKDFPIDDHGYGFDNIADVLSLSPLLMEKYSTAAERLVNDAWTRGAFNSCALDPLNPAPCAHEILSNFARRAWRRPVQQEEVDKLMTFVNLASQHADPPEVGVRLALRSVLVSPHFLFRVEKNAPPGSTEPYTLDNFELASRLSYFLWSSMPDDALFAAAEAGKLSDPAEVEAQVRRMLADPKARALVENFAGQWLFTRALGTAVPDGTLYGAFNEELRAAMRTETELFFAEFISGDHKLKDLIDAPFTYVNDQLAAYYGLPLPGSPTHKRVELTGHPERSGIFGKGSLLIVTSNPDRTSPVQRGVWVLEQLLCSAPPPPPPDVENLPPPITPDMTMKERMALHRSAPACQGCHRLMDPLGLAMENFDPIGRWRLQEVSGAPVDATGDLPDGAILAGVRDMQSYLKKDPKLTNCITEHMLTYATGRGLSEADHCAVKDVADKAEARGGRLVDYILSIVSSSHFTQRGAEEEQTP
- a CDS encoding DUF1552 domain-containing protein → MSKKFRLSRRTVLRGTGALMALPLLEQMLPRNAHGAPGTVPRRLAVFYTPNGIHMQKWTPTIEGPAWELTPTLEPLAAVKNDLLVVTGLANQPAFPDGDGHHAAATGAFLSCAKVYKTEGNNLRVGISMDQVIANHMTATRATRYGSMELGIDAGRGIGNCDSGYACPYANNIAWSGPRTPVAKETNAQAAFNRLFAGGIPGETQAQIEKRRAYGKSIIDVVRDDATALKGQLGTSDLQKLDEYFTSVRELEKQVEDVSVPSMTCASGAAPIVSEDPTAKTKAMMDLIILAFQCDLTRVATFMLANARANKVYPFLGLSGAHHTYSHHQKSQSNYKALATIDKWEVTLLQYLLERMKSVIEVNGLSLLDNSMVYFSSEIGDGDSHNHVNLPIILAGRGGGALTPGRHIVYQQDPLANLYIYLMQAMGVPNVTTFGDDGTGPLPGLV
- a CDS encoding CAP domain-containing protein; translation: MHERASWRIIPLMPSFSRASRWSALLLLPPLLGCGSGGTQQGRRQNATSQQAVASRQPAASAKPKEPRAAPPDAQDFSRDMVTAHNLARSRAQPAPKPALPPLAWSTQAERKAASWAKACKFEHNPNRGDFGENLAAATPGAWTTSQVVKSWADESADYDYRRNTCQKGKVCGHYTQVVWRKTAAVGCATVMCNKNSPFGAKFPTWQLWVCNYAPPGNWVGQRPY
- a CDS encoding CAP domain-containing protein, which encodes MPRPTPRHLRPLGLLIPLLLTGCGSDTPGEEDGDTEPLVMTQFDRDMLAAHNAARRSVSPAASPALEDLTWDEQATRTAKAYAARCQFSHNPNRGNLGENLTAASSSAMGAQGVVQGWVDEAAHYDHTANTCASGKVCGHYTQVVWRNTRALGCAVQECTTNSPFGSQFPKWSLWVCNYAPPGNYVGQRPY
- a CDS encoding dienelactone hydrolase family protein — encoded protein: MRQGLLLMMGALLLSACVQGRAREVLREPSATGAVSESEFKALHTLREDAPPALKGQEVEVAGTKAYLSLPQGAQGPLPAVIVIHEWWGLNDHIRHWTDRLAAEGYAALAVDLYGGKVATTRDEALALLKAVDPARAQETLTAAHTFLRQDARVQAPRTGTIGWCFGGSWSLHAAMAMPELDAAVLYYGNPVTEARELAAIRAPVLGIFGTKDPSIPLETVQAFRQALDEAGVRHYILEFEAEHAFANPSSERYDAQAAAGAWQQVAAFLDQHLRQ
- a CDS encoding FKBP-type peptidyl-prolyl cis-trans isomerase, with translation MQKTWLVAGMLVLAGCQQQGKTDSTTTAATATAPGASANPQTEDQKTLYALGLSIGRSVSVFDMTPEELEYVKSGITAQVKGEKPAVELETYGPKLQELARARSTRKAEAEKEKAKAFLETASKEEGAQKTESGLIYKELTAGTGASPQASDIVKVHYRGTLPDGTEFDSSHKRGEPTQFPLQGVIKCWTEGVQKMKVGGKAKLVCPSDIAYGDRGAPPNIPGGAALVFEVELLEIVKPPEMPAMGGTPPAGKPSAVEKK
- a CDS encoding heme-dependent oxidative N-demethylase family protein → MLPYFPFEQDVFSMSLGVRALRPEETLIEVDAPRYADEVALKAALLAAGHAERFQGGPGTEELQWETLTVLLPAMARQSPEHFSLEVEGTRWCWHNHLLGTRTHFTPGDAASLPLAPLDWFGRQVQEDLLLLDGTREGFPLVAGQLCFPSGWCLGDKLGRPLLAVHEPVPQFNAKLGPSTLKLMEGLKPGRPVTRCNWAISVTERLDLEPRTLPEWRHLFDGITPDNAGERCFLRLERQTLTRLPRTRAILFTIHTYVAPVASEVEAPGRRQRLARVLRTVPADTATYKRVTPVLAPLLGYLEAGEADAG
- a CDS encoding parallel beta-helix domain-containing protein; this encodes MHPLPLSRAPRAVLLALVGLIVLPACSDDGDDRPDAGQPDSGMPADAGSDAGSDAGSDAGTPDAGGSMAWPQDFSCEDTERTELTFNPGQEQELQDAVNALGDCTTIKLGAGTFQFDNAITIRANGITVKGAGKGTQGEGTGGESSTVLDFTHAAANTNGFDVVGKLFTVSDLAVWNAKKDGLRIESSINVNIQRIRTEWAQESQESNGKYGIYPVKSTYVLVEDCEAYNAADAGIYVGQTLHTIVRRNVAKKNVAGIEIENTKYAHVANNIAQDNTTGLVVFDLPGNPIRGTDIYIAHNTITGNNRPNFASVESSSSTVSQVPAGTGTFILASRRVEMEHNTWGNNNTVDIAILSGLAIESDPIQWAAGFFNYPSQDISIHDNTFTGGSGRMVDNGTPDLEFRPLGALVGAVYQYGAAAHGVTGVEHVLWDGIDPAPRNESLANPINICFTRNTLPEGTQASVVDFDLQAVGGHLEAGPSPANMAAAWGETRRYVQDAEPFNCSGFTPALTIR
- a CDS encoding SO2930 family diheme c-type cytochrome — encoded protein: MYRPFIPGLGLAAVLMTAALASCSGDEDGVTPTPDGGGDPRVDSGLPPEDSGTPDAGYDAGTGDAGADAGTSEDAGTNEDAGTPDAGAAFPPNTLSGFGLFTGTPASGGLRPVAGNIPYELTTPLFSDYSVKSRTLYIPPDAPAGYTANDVLNLPVGTIITKTFAFPADLRVPEENVRAIETRVLVHRPGGWEAFPYFWNEAQTEATLANGGRVVRGVSFIGEDGVERTLDYLVPSKNQCLKCHHLQDAQENQVLLPIGVKARYLNQDHDYGDGPINQLQHLANLGRLTGLPPVDQIPRAPNAFNAEDGTLERRARAYLDINCAHCHNPKGTAGTTSRLFLNVDNTEEFTMGVCKRPGSAGGGVGGEFDIVPGSHSVSILWYRMHTEESGKMMPELGRVLRHDQGSQLIADWIDAMPARACK